In a genomic window of Salegentibacter salegens:
- the dapA gene encoding 4-hydroxy-tetrahydrodipicolinate synthase, with translation MKSFIGTGVALITPFKEDLSIDVQALENLVENQVENGIDYLVVLGTTAESASLNKEEKQLVINTVVKQNNKRLPLVLGMGGNNTYSLCEELKAADLSAFEAILSVSPFYNKPTQEGIYQHFKAVAAASPLPLILYNVPGRTASNILPETINRIARDFDNIIGVKEAAGDMVQAMKLISLVPKDFLVISGDDMLTLPMVLAGGKGVISVIAQGFPAEFSKMVSLGLEGKPAEAYQLHYKLQRSIDLIFAEGNPAGIKALLTLKGSIQNNLRLPLVKATPALQQQIEDFLKNFK, from the coding sequence ATGAAATCATTTATTGGTACGGGTGTGGCTTTGATAACTCCTTTTAAGGAAGATTTATCTATAGATGTGCAAGCCCTGGAAAACCTGGTAGAAAACCAGGTAGAAAATGGAATAGATTACCTGGTGGTTTTAGGAACTACCGCAGAAAGCGCCAGCCTTAATAAAGAAGAAAAACAACTTGTAATAAATACTGTTGTAAAACAGAATAATAAACGCCTACCCCTGGTTTTGGGAATGGGAGGAAATAATACGTACAGCCTTTGTGAAGAACTAAAAGCTGCAGATCTCTCTGCTTTTGAAGCAATTCTTTCTGTTTCTCCTTTTTACAATAAACCCACGCAGGAAGGAATTTACCAGCATTTTAAAGCCGTTGCTGCCGCTTCCCCGTTGCCCTTAATTCTTTATAATGTGCCGGGAAGAACTGCCTCGAATATCCTGCCCGAAACCATAAACCGAATTGCCAGGGATTTCGATAATATAATTGGGGTAAAAGAAGCTGCCGGCGATATGGTACAGGCTATGAAATTAATAAGCCTGGTGCCAAAGGATTTCCTGGTAATTTCAGGAGATGATATGCTTACGTTGCCTATGGTTTTAGCCGGAGGAAAAGGAGTGATCTCGGTAATAGCCCAGGGATTCCCTGCAGAATTTTCCAAAATGGTTTCACTCGGATTAGAAGGGAAACCTGCCGAGGCTTACCAACTTCATTATAAATTACAGCGATCTATAGATTTGATTTTTGCTGAAGGAAACCCCGCCGGAATTAAAGCGCTGCTAACTTTAAAAGGAAGTATTCAAAATAACCTGAGATTACCATTGGTAAAAGCAACACCTGCGCTTCAGCAACAAATTGAAGATTTTCTAAAGAATTTTAAATAA